The proteins below are encoded in one region of Legionella antarctica:
- a CDS encoding reverse transcriptase/maturase family protein: MKRWSIADMVNIGRKLFAKIHKQKHHANPNHDVHFMAREIDDWLVRGVESMVNGSYTPRHLKRHYFPDEMVDQLHLSDRIFQNILLKQIKPTFPYVMNPNCYHLHGPSGVRLATRRIRQVLLEKKPQYIIRADIKSFYKSIPHHQLIQDIKKHYNDLNVQSMLEQIIINPIETPRGYKNPDQGIALRGPLSQFFSGIYLKPLDDAFNSMDVTYIRYQDDILILCQTSRQLNRCKQRMMEVLHERRLSLSRKKTRIGNIEKGFHFLGIHYPGTQTQDNTHVIQANDRAVIPAGTAQNLTSLWGGVQRLQLIIKRLGLTLLSRTQGRYEKHESRLILWSKMGCLPKRSEGTYISGSCGG, from the coding sequence ATGAAACGATGGAGTATTGCCGACATGGTGAATATTGGCCGCAAGTTGTTCGCCAAAATTCACAAACAAAAACATCATGCAAACCCTAATCACGACGTGCATTTCATGGCACGAGAAATAGATGATTGGCTGGTGCGGGGTGTTGAATCCATGGTGAATGGCAGCTATACACCGCGCCATCTTAAGCGCCATTATTTTCCAGATGAAATGGTTGATCAGCTGCATTTATCGGACAGGATTTTCCAAAATATTTTGCTCAAACAAATAAAACCTACCTTCCCTTACGTGATGAACCCCAATTGCTACCATCTTCATGGACCAAGTGGTGTACGGCTTGCCACGCGGCGTATCCGGCAAGTGCTTTTGGAAAAAAAACCACAATACATCATCCGCGCTGACATCAAATCGTTTTACAAGTCCATCCCGCATCACCAATTGATTCAAGATATCAAAAAGCACTATAACGATCTCAATGTCCAATCCATGCTAGAACAAATTATTATCAATCCCATTGAAACCCCTCGCGGATATAAAAATCCCGATCAGGGAATTGCGCTACGTGGGCCGCTGTCTCAGTTTTTTAGTGGCATTTATTTAAAGCCATTGGATGATGCCTTCAATTCGATGGATGTAACCTATATCCGGTATCAGGATGACATTCTTATTCTGTGCCAAACCAGCCGTCAGCTTAACCGTTGCAAACAGCGCATGATGGAGGTGTTGCATGAAAGACGGCTCAGTTTATCGCGCAAAAAGACACGCATAGGCAACATTGAGAAAGGATTCCACTTTCTCGGAATACACTATCCTGGGACGCAAACCCAGGATAACACCCATGTGATACAGGCAAATGATAGAGCAGTTATCCCGGCGGGTACTGCGCAAAATCTAACCTCATTGTGGGGGGGGGTACAGAGATTGCAATTAATCATCAAACGCCTGGGCTTGACACTATTGTCCCGCACGCAAGGACGTTACGAAAAGCACGAGAGCAGATTAATCTTATGGTCAAAGATGGGGTGTCTCCCAAAAAGATCAGAAGGTACCTACATCTCTGGGTCATGTGGTGGGTAA
- a CDS encoding transposase yields MLTRLKSVMPVGVKVTIVADRGFASYRFFDFIERELGFSYVIRLKSSTTIISKKSTTKKAKEWLRTDGRSLNIKQAKLTKEEFPVEQIIITK; encoded by the coding sequence ATTCTAACGCGTTTAAAGTCAGTAATGCCAGTTGGAGTAAAAGTAACTATTGTTGCAGATCGTGGATTTGCATCATACCGCTTCTTTGACTTTATTGAGAGAGAGCTAGGTTTTAGCTATGTTATTCGCTTAAAATCATCTACTACTATCATCAGTAAAAAATCAACAACAAAGAAAGCAAAAGAATGGCTTCGCACTGATGGCCGTTCCTTAAATATTAAGCAAGCAAAGCTTACAAAGGAAGAATTTCCAGTTGAACAAATAATTATTACCAAATAA
- a CDS encoding dicarboxylate/amino acid:cation symporter, whose amino-acid sequence MCAVHQSKKKSIFSTPMIYTLMIGLGIASGMSDIAFLKGIGLLVSDLFIKIFKCISLPIISLSIIVTLANYKTEGFMKSIWQRTIRYTFATTLVAAAISCILYILIHPSSVQVTLDANVSQSMNNIGYLGYLTNIIPTNLLSPFLDQQVMGVLLLSIVIGFAVRQIPEEDSRETITRFFRGAHGMFLVMTRWIITLIPLGLFGFITSTVVQLRSGMDIKGIGQYLLIIVLANLVQGFVILPLWLKMNGIKPFKTMRAMIPALSVAFFSKSSVGTLPVTMDTVENNLQVKPQISRFVLPLCTSINMNGCAAFIFATVIYLMQNHGMPVSFATMGLWVFVATIAAIGNAGVPMGCFFLSVSLLSSMNVPITLMGVILPFYGLIDMLETALNVWSDACVTKVVNDKAVAVEDVKLKPRKSSLLEAELG is encoded by the coding sequence ATGTGTGCAGTACATCAATCAAAGAAAAAATCCATTTTTAGTACCCCTATGATTTATACCTTAATGATAGGTTTAGGTATTGCCAGTGGCATGTCAGATATCGCTTTTCTGAAAGGGATTGGGTTATTGGTTTCAGATTTATTTATAAAGATATTTAAATGCATCAGTTTACCCATAATTTCTTTATCTATTATTGTTACTCTTGCCAATTATAAAACTGAAGGGTTTATGAAGAGTATCTGGCAGCGCACTATAAGATACACTTTTGCAACTACCCTTGTTGCAGCAGCCATTAGCTGCATACTCTATATATTGATTCACCCAAGTTCTGTTCAGGTAACTTTAGATGCTAATGTTTCACAATCAATGAACAATATTGGCTACTTAGGGTATTTGACTAACATTATACCAACTAATTTATTATCCCCTTTTCTCGATCAACAAGTGATGGGCGTGTTATTGCTGAGTATAGTTATTGGTTTTGCTGTTCGTCAGATTCCCGAAGAAGACTCCCGGGAGACTATTACACGTTTTTTCCGTGGTGCGCATGGAATGTTTTTAGTTATGACCCGCTGGATCATCACTTTAATTCCTTTGGGTTTATTTGGATTTATTACTTCAACAGTGGTTCAACTGCGCTCTGGCATGGATATTAAAGGAATAGGTCAATATTTATTGATTATTGTTTTGGCTAATTTGGTTCAGGGTTTTGTCATATTACCACTTTGGTTAAAGATGAATGGGATTAAGCCTTTTAAAACCATGCGGGCAATGATCCCGGCATTATCTGTAGCTTTCTTTTCCAAATCGTCGGTAGGTACTCTGCCTGTAACCATGGATACCGTGGAGAACAACTTACAGGTTAAACCACAAATCAGTCGTTTTGTTTTACCTTTATGCACCAGTATTAATATGAATGGCTGTGCTGCGTTTATTTTTGCTACAGTCATTTACCTGATGCAAAATCATGGCATGCCTGTGTCTTTTGCTACTATGGGCTTATGGGTCTTTGTTGCGACTATAGCCGCCATTGGGAATGCAGGTGTTCCCATGGGCTGTTTTTTTCTTAGTGTGAGCCTGCTATCGAGCATGAATGTACCGATTACCCTGATGGGTGTTATCTTACCTTTTTATGGTTTAATCGATATGTTAGAAACTGCTTTAAATGTTTGGTCTGACGCTTGTGTAACTAAAGTTGTTAATGATAAAGCCGTTGCTGTAGAGGACGTAAAACTCAAACCCAGAAAGTCTTCTCTATTAGAAGCTGAATTAGGATAA
- a CDS encoding transposase has translation MTPEIISVLAAFAPLFTRPTWNNINTLFIGAILCRGARRITSILRVMGLSEVKNFSKYHRVLSRTQWSGLTASKILFGLLITLLPESWPKIVAVDETLERRRGKNIKAKGAYRDAVASSQSRVVICFGLKWECMTLIVPLPWCKRPWALPFMVILSPSKKSDEASGKRHKTSIDWTIQMVRCVSRWLHRTPWILVGDGAYACMALAKVCIKNGATLISRVRMDAQLFEFPEVKPAGKRGRNQIKGQRIRLKELLVDTKTWDTLQVKWYGGEQKTIECLTFECLWYHAGVPPIRLRIVLVKTPDGKNEAETFFSTNTENSPTQIIEWFVLRWNIEVTFEETRAHLGIETQRQWSDKAIARTTPLLMGLLSILVLVAIKMHETKKLLVQETTSWYDKKGELTLVDIITAIRRSIWVKMYFSMSKNYENNTDSLKITEKTANLLIYQLALAA, from the coding sequence ATGACACCCGAGATTATATCCGTTTTAGCTGCTTTTGCACCTTTATTTACACGTCCTACCTGGAACAATATCAATACGCTTTTCATTGGTGCCATCCTTTGTCGAGGGGCAAGGCGTATTACGAGTATTTTACGTGTTATGGGCTTAAGCGAGGTTAAAAATTTCTCAAAATATCATCGTGTATTGAGTCGTACACAATGGAGTGGTTTAACTGCCAGCAAAATTTTATTTGGTCTTTTAATCACACTGCTTCCTGAATCATGGCCCAAGATTGTTGCTGTTGATGAAACACTGGAGCGCCGACGCGGAAAGAACATCAAAGCCAAAGGAGCATACCGTGATGCTGTTGCGTCCAGCCAATCACGGGTGGTTATTTGTTTTGGTTTGAAATGGGAATGCATGACCTTGATAGTACCGCTTCCTTGGTGTAAAAGACCATGGGCTTTGCCTTTTATGGTTATCCTTTCACCATCAAAAAAGTCAGATGAGGCCTCAGGAAAAAGACACAAAACATCGATAGACTGGACCATACAAATGGTGCGTTGTGTCAGCCGATGGTTGCACCGTACCCCTTGGATTTTGGTTGGTGATGGCGCCTATGCTTGTATGGCCCTTGCAAAAGTCTGTATAAAAAATGGTGCAACACTCATATCCAGAGTACGAATGGATGCGCAGTTATTTGAATTTCCTGAGGTCAAGCCAGCGGGAAAGCGTGGAAGAAATCAAATTAAAGGACAGCGTATCCGGCTCAAGGAATTACTAGTAGATACTAAGACATGGGATACACTTCAGGTAAAGTGGTATGGTGGTGAACAAAAAACTATTGAGTGCTTAACCTTTGAATGCCTATGGTATCATGCAGGCGTTCCACCAATAAGGCTACGCATAGTGCTTGTTAAAACACCCGATGGTAAGAATGAGGCGGAGACATTTTTCAGCACCAATACGGAAAATTCACCGACACAAATTATTGAGTGGTTTGTTTTACGCTGGAACATTGAAGTTACCTTTGAAGAAACCCGTGCCCACTTAGGCATTGAAACACAGCGTCAGTGGTCAGATAAGGCTATTGCAAGAACTACCCCTCTGCTTATGGGACTACTTTCGATATTGGTACTGGTTGCCATTAAAATGCATGAAACTAAAAAATTGTTAGTGCAAGAAACTACATCATGGTATGACAAAAAGGGCGAGCTCACCTTAGTCGACATTATTACAGCCATAAGAAGATCAATCTGGGTGAAGATGTATTTTTCAATGTCTAAAAATTACGAAAATAATACGGATTCTTTAAAAATAACCGAAAAAACTGCTAACTTATTGATTTATCAACTGGCTTTGGCTGCATAA